One window of Triplophysa rosa linkage group LG8, Trosa_1v2, whole genome shotgun sequence genomic DNA carries:
- the LOC130558006 gene encoding tyrosyl-DNA phosphodiesterase 2 isoform X1, with the protein MDDKSNQGLPSHTCSGEPPAGTKGNSSSPVDVKVNGKTGKKKKNKHRQRTACQKITDSVCSSVTVEDQSSTLQQRSKQTKKRCARSKQEKSAQQTSDRSTRDQSTQTESPQSVQTQTETPSDQGIDSPATESKSTQTRQTSFTLHQAYWGKSPTDDGAVDEQAPQSNSTSNQLTVISWNIDGLDLENVYSRSKGLLSHLGKYRADVVLLQELIPPYLNLLQSIMKDYEFVLGNQEGYFTGILLRKGRVQFLESNIVKYPTTEMDRNLLIANVSFLGRPLCIMTSHLESCKANSQERLNQLRRVWKWTKEAPLDHTVIFGGDTNLRDWEVKKLGGLPNGIFDVWEMLGEPEESRYTWDTSINDNKEIPNSIRLRFDRLFLRPAAEGAQVQPETMALIGLEKLKCDYFISDHWGILCTFLYGSA; encoded by the exons ATGGATGATAAATCAAACCAAGGTTTACCAAG TCATACCTGCTCAGGAGAGCCACCTGCTGGCACTAAAGGAAATTCTTCAAGTCCTGTGGACGTCAAAGTTAATGGAAAAACtggaaagaagaaaaagaataaacacagacaaagaACTGCATGTCAAAAGATAACAGATTCTGTGTGCTCCAGCGTCACCGTTGAAGATCAGTCATCAACTTTACAACAGAGGTCTAAGCAGACCAAAAAAAGGTGTGCAAGGTCAAAGCAAGAAAAAAGTGCACAGCAAACATCAGATAGATCTACCCGCGACCAGTCGACCCAAACGGAGTCTCCCCAGTCTGTCCAAACACAGACTGAAACTCCTTCAGATCAGGGTATAGACTCACCAGCAACAGAATCAAAGTCCACCCAAACACGTCAGACCAGTTTTACCTTGCACCAGGCATACTGGGGAAAATCTCCAACTGATGACGGAGCGGTTGATGAGCAGGCACCTCAGTCTAATTCCACTAGCAACCAACTGACTGTGATCTCCTGGAACATAGATGGTCTGGATCTAGAAAATGTTTATTCCAGAAGTAAAGGCCTGCTGTCACATTTAGGAAA GTACCGTGCGGATGTGGTACTGTTGCAGGAGCTGATTCCTCCTTATTTGAATCTTTTACAGAGCATCATGAAAGATTACGAGTTTGTGCTAG GCAATCAGGAGGGCTATTTCACTGGGATTTTGCTTAGAAAAGGCAGAGTGCAATTTCTTGAGAGCAACATTGTAAAGTATCCCACCACAGAGATGGACAGAAATCTTCTAATTGCAAAT GTGAGCTTTCTAGGTCGTCCATTGTGCATTATGACATCTCACCTGGAAAGCTGCAAGGCTAACTCGCAGGAACGTTTGAACCAGCTACGCAGAGTCTGGAAATGGACGAAAGAGGCACCGCTGGACCATACGGTTATATTTGGAGGAGATACCAACCTTAGGGATTGGGAG GTGAAAAAGCTTGGAGGGCTTCCGAATGGTATCTTCGATGTGTGGGAGATGTTGGGGGAACCAGAAGAGAGCAGATATACCTGGGACACGTCCATCAACGATAACAAGGAAATACCTAATTCTATACGCCTACGATTTGACCGACTTTTCCTCAGGCCTGCAGCGGAAGGTGCTCAGGTACAGCCTGAAACCATGGCTCTGATTGGTCTGGAGAAGCTGAAGTGTGACTATTTCATTAGCGATCACTGGGGCATCCTTTGCACATTTTTATATGGGTCGGCATAG
- the LOC130558006 gene encoding tyrosyl-DNA phosphodiesterase 2 isoform X2, with product MINQTKVYQGEPPAGTKGNSSSPVDVKVNGKTGKKKKNKHRQRTACQKITDSVCSSVTVEDQSSTLQQRSKQTKKRCARSKQEKSAQQTSDRSTRDQSTQTESPQSVQTQTETPSDQGIDSPATESKSTQTRQTSFTLHQAYWGKSPTDDGAVDEQAPQSNSTSNQLTVISWNIDGLDLENVYSRSKGLLSHLGKYRADVVLLQELIPPYLNLLQSIMKDYEFVLGNQEGYFTGILLRKGRVQFLESNIVKYPTTEMDRNLLIANVSFLGRPLCIMTSHLESCKANSQERLNQLRRVWKWTKEAPLDHTVIFGGDTNLRDWEVKKLGGLPNGIFDVWEMLGEPEESRYTWDTSINDNKEIPNSIRLRFDRLFLRPAAEGAQVQPETMALIGLEKLKCDYFISDHWGILCTFLYGSA from the exons ATGATAAATCAAACCAAGGTTTACCAAG GAGAGCCACCTGCTGGCACTAAAGGAAATTCTTCAAGTCCTGTGGACGTCAAAGTTAATGGAAAAACtggaaagaagaaaaagaataaacacagacaaagaACTGCATGTCAAAAGATAACAGATTCTGTGTGCTCCAGCGTCACCGTTGAAGATCAGTCATCAACTTTACAACAGAGGTCTAAGCAGACCAAAAAAAGGTGTGCAAGGTCAAAGCAAGAAAAAAGTGCACAGCAAACATCAGATAGATCTACCCGCGACCAGTCGACCCAAACGGAGTCTCCCCAGTCTGTCCAAACACAGACTGAAACTCCTTCAGATCAGGGTATAGACTCACCAGCAACAGAATCAAAGTCCACCCAAACACGTCAGACCAGTTTTACCTTGCACCAGGCATACTGGGGAAAATCTCCAACTGATGACGGAGCGGTTGATGAGCAGGCACCTCAGTCTAATTCCACTAGCAACCAACTGACTGTGATCTCCTGGAACATAGATGGTCTGGATCTAGAAAATGTTTATTCCAGAAGTAAAGGCCTGCTGTCACATTTAGGAAA GTACCGTGCGGATGTGGTACTGTTGCAGGAGCTGATTCCTCCTTATTTGAATCTTTTACAGAGCATCATGAAAGATTACGAGTTTGTGCTAG GCAATCAGGAGGGCTATTTCACTGGGATTTTGCTTAGAAAAGGCAGAGTGCAATTTCTTGAGAGCAACATTGTAAAGTATCCCACCACAGAGATGGACAGAAATCTTCTAATTGCAAAT GTGAGCTTTCTAGGTCGTCCATTGTGCATTATGACATCTCACCTGGAAAGCTGCAAGGCTAACTCGCAGGAACGTTTGAACCAGCTACGCAGAGTCTGGAAATGGACGAAAGAGGCACCGCTGGACCATACGGTTATATTTGGAGGAGATACCAACCTTAGGGATTGGGAG GTGAAAAAGCTTGGAGGGCTTCCGAATGGTATCTTCGATGTGTGGGAGATGTTGGGGGAACCAGAAGAGAGCAGATATACCTGGGACACGTCCATCAACGATAACAAGGAAATACCTAATTCTATACGCCTACGATTTGACCGACTTTTCCTCAGGCCTGCAGCGGAAGGTGCTCAGGTACAGCCTGAAACCATGGCTCTGATTGGTCTGGAGAAGCTGAAGTGTGACTATTTCATTAGCGATCACTGGGGCATCCTTTGCACATTTTTATATGGGTCGGCATAG
- the kiaa0319 gene encoding dyslexia-associated protein KIAA0319 isoform X2, which produces MNFSPILSLVSLFWIRASGECRQVATYSESVVSPELRSSSILRVPEVSSLAQCAGACCDLPGCDLAWFFERRCYVLSCQRKENCQPKQRPGTDSLLAFLQRGPPQTLVLQSLVRGDSFPNHWQPLPRHRGSEDPMKDLALLDGIQDLDTTDADYAESFQSLEDERVDRVEDRDGAALEQEERPGVYEWPLVQRKEEFNQTETERVEGGLTAVQDSLESSTLTPSHLPELRNESKSSVTDAEPTGSPLATTVLSVKAEEDPKNISSVTEPSMLQYVRTKPLKLSRLGTFFTTQTSTEPTSQVITEEPVRTLAVSIGGPIEVTLPQNTVEFTASVNPEDTAVNVNMPPKAIAMPESQDVFLQPGAVFIINASQSLDDAGIVSYLWEKVNGPVWKPDGPVDTPVLQLHNLLPGEYTFRLTISDSKGLTDSTTATIRVKSPKDDPPQARAGHDQVITLPLDHLTLWGNRSTDDNGIISFFWTLHPSSLTREVTMQGVRSPYLQLSDLQEGQYTFQLTVTDTRGQQDSDTISVTLLPANRAPVAITGPDMQFILPVSTITLNGSGSTDDQAISSCQWDMLSGPPGSKMKDANKPVAIVTGLRAGNYKFRLTVKDEQGETDSAVLTITIKDAKSVPLVAHASGSHTLTLPNNSLVLRGSVSNSGVANVSFLWVRDEQSPAAGDVLYGTDHEAFLYLANLVEGTYLFQLRVTDALGRSSTATATIEVRPDPREREEVELELQVGVAQVSQQQQDTVVRQLAALLHVLDSDIALKGLHGQSDISTVFRFSVQGPDGTIPGPKLARLLRNQLLHEKTDFLLFKVLRVDTVMCLLLCSGRGQCDPITKSCSCDPLWMENPIRRFLDDGESNCDWSVSYVTISCLVTVMFFLSVSWVCICCCKRGRRTKVRKKTKYTILDNMDEQERMELQPKYNIKHKSTEHNSCLMMSESELDSEQENIFNYTRSDKARNRANGAVRNGDAFSLCPVEG; this is translated from the exons ATGAACTTCTCACCAATTCTCTCCCTTGTATCGCTGTTTTGGATCAGAG CATCAGGAGAGTGCAGGCAGGTGGCTACCTATTCGGAGAGTGTGGTGTCCCCAGAGCTGAGGAGCAGCAGTATTTTGCGGGTCCCGGAGGTGTCATCTTTGGCCCAGTGCGCAGGAGCCTGCTGTGATCTCCCAGGTTGTGACCTGGCCTGGTTTTTTGAGCGCCGCTGCTATGTGCTAAGTTGTCAGCGCAAAGAAAACTGTCAGCCAAAGCAGAGACCCGGTACTGACTCTCTCCTGGCCTTCCTGCAACGCGGGCCTCCGCAGACTTTGGTTCTGCAGTCCTTAGTGCGAGGAGATTCTTTTCCTAACCACTGGCAACCTCTGCCCAGGCACAGGGGCTCTGAAGACCCCATGAAGGATCTGGCCTTGCTGGATGGAATTCAGGATTTGGACACCACCGATGCTGACTATGCTGAGAGTTTTCAAAGTTTAGAAGACGAAAGAGTTGACAGGGTTGAAGATCGGGATGGTGCAGCGCTAGAACAGGAAGAACGCCCAGGAGTATATGAATGGCCACTTGTCCAAAGAAAAGAAGAATTCAACCaaacagagacagagagggTTGAGGGAGGACTGACAGCAGTGCAGGACTCTCTTGAAAGCAGCACCTTGACCCCAAGTCACTTACCTGAATTGAGAAATGAAAGTAAATCCTCTGTAACTGACGCAGAACCCACTGGTTCACCCTTAGCAACTACTGTGCTCAGCGTGAAG GCTGAAGAAGACCCCAAGAACATTTCATCTGTTACTGAGCCCAGCATGCTGCAATATGTCCGCACGAAGCCCCTGAAGTTAAGCAGACTTGGTACTTTCTTTACAACTCAGACCAGCACTGAACCCACATCACAGGTGATCACAGAAGAGCCAG TGAGAACTCTGGCTGTGTCTATCGGAGGCCCAATTGAAGTGACGCTGCCTCAAAACACTGTTGAGTTTACGGCGTCAGTCAATCCAGAAGACACTGCAG TGAATGTAAACATGCCTCCTAAAGCCATCGCAATGCCCGAAAGCCAGGATGTGTTTCTCCAGCCTGGCGCAGTTTTCATCATCAATGCCAGCC AAAGCTTGGATGATGCTGGGATAGTCAGTTACCTGTGGGAGAAGGTGAATGGGCCTGTATGGAAACCTGATGGACCTGTTGACACCCCTGTACTCCAGCTACACAACCTTTTACCAGGAGAATACACCTTTAG GTTGACAATTTCTGATTCGAAAGGGCTGACTGACTCCACCACTGCCACCATAAGGGTCAAAAGTCCAAAAGATGACCCTCCTCAGGCCAGAGCGGGCCATGACCAGGTCATCACTCTACCTCTCGACCATCTCACCCTGTGGGGTAACCGAAGCACAGATGACAATGGCATTATCAGCTTCTTCTGGACTCTCCATCCCAGCAGCCTGACCCGAGAGGTTACCATGCAG GGTGTGAGATCACCATACCTGCAGCTCTCTGACCTCCAGGAGGGTCAGTACACATTTCAGCTCACAGTTACTGACACCAGAGGTCAACAAGACTCAGACACCATCTCAGTCACGCTGCTGCCTG CAAACAGGGCACCAGTTGCTATAACAGGACCAGACATGCAGTTCATTCTCCCCGTCTCCACCATCACATTGAATGGCAGTGGCAGCACAGATGATCAAGCTATCAGCAGCTGCCAATGGGACATGCTCAG TGGCCCTCCAGGCTCAAAGATGAAGGATGCCAACAAACCAGTTGCTATAGTGACGGGCCTGAGAGCTGGGAATTACAAGTTCAGGCTGACAGTGAAAGATGAGCAGGGAGAAACAGACAGCGCAGTATTGACCATCACCATCAAAGACG CCAAAAGCGTGCCACTTGTTGCCCATGCTAGCGGCAGCCACACCCTGACTTTACCCAACAACTCACTGGTGCTCAGGGGCTCCGTGTCCAACAGCGGAGTGGCCAATGTGTCTTTTCTTTGGGTCAGAGATGAACAGAGTCCTGCTGCAGGG GATGTTTTATATGGTACAGATCATGAGGCCTTCCTTTACCTGGCCAACCTGGTGGAGGGAACATACCTGTTTCAACTCCGGGTCACTGACGCCCTGGGCCGGTCAAGCACGGCCACAGCTACCATAGAAGTGCGTCCCG ATCCACGCGAGCGAGAGGAGGTGGAGCTTGAGCTGCAGGTGGGCGTGGCTCAGGTCAGTCAGCAGCAGCAGGACACAGTGGTCAGACAGCTGGCCGCTCTACTGCATGTTCTGGACTCAGACATTGCACTGAAGGGTCTGCATGGCCAGTCAGACATCAG caCAGTGTTTAGGTTCTCAGTACAGGGTCCCGATGGAACAATCCCAGGCCCTAAACTCGCCCGGCTCCTGAGAAACCAGCTGTTACACGAGAAGACCGACTTCTTACTCTTCAAGGTCCTGCGAGTGGACACAGTCA TGTGCTTACTGCTCTGTTCTGGACGTGGACAGTGTGACCCCATTACAAAGAGCTGTTCCTGTGACCCCCTCTGGATGGAGAACCCCATTCGCCGTTTCCTTGACGATGGCGAGAGCAACTGCG ATTGGAGCGTATCGTATGTCACCATCTCTTGTTTGGTGACAGTCATGTTCTTCTTGTCTGTCAGCTGGGTTTGCATCTGCTGCTGTAAAAG AGGTAGACGCACAAAAGTAAGGAAGAAAACCAAGTACACAATACTAGACAACATGGATGAGCAGGAGAGAATGGAGCTCCAGCCAAAGTACA ACATCAAACACAAGAGCACAGAGCACAACTCCTGCCTGATGATGTCAGAATCAGAGCTGGACAGCGAACAGGAAAACATTTTCAACTACACAAGAAGCGATAAAGCCCGGAACAGAGCCAACGGAGCGGTCCGAAACGGAGACGCTTTCAGCCTCTGCCCTGTTGAAGGTTGA
- the kiaa0319 gene encoding dyslexia-associated protein KIAA0319 isoform X1, whose amino-acid sequence MNFSPILSLVSLFWIRASGECRQVATYSESVVSPELRSSSILRVPEVSSLAQCAGACCDLPGCDLAWFFERRCYVLSCQRKENCQPKQRPGTDSLLAFLQRGPPQTLVLQSLVRGDSFPNHWQPLPRHRGSEDPMKDLALLDGIQDLDTTDADYAESFQSLEDERVDRVEDRDGAALEQEERPGVYEWPLVQRKEEFNQTETERVEGGLTAVQDSLESSTLTPSHLPELRNESKSSVTDAEPTGSPLATTVLSVKAEEDPKNISSVTEPSMLQYVRTKPLKLSRLGTFFTTQTSTEPTSQVITEEPVRTLAVSIGGPIEVTLPQNTVEFTASVNPEDTAAVNVNMPPKAIAMPESQDVFLQPGAVFIINASQSLDDAGIVSYLWEKVNGPVWKPDGPVDTPVLQLHNLLPGEYTFRLTISDSKGLTDSTTATIRVKSPKDDPPQARAGHDQVITLPLDHLTLWGNRSTDDNGIISFFWTLHPSSLTREVTMQGVRSPYLQLSDLQEGQYTFQLTVTDTRGQQDSDTISVTLLPANRAPVAITGPDMQFILPVSTITLNGSGSTDDQAISSCQWDMLSGPPGSKMKDANKPVAIVTGLRAGNYKFRLTVKDEQGETDSAVLTITIKDAKSVPLVAHASGSHTLTLPNNSLVLRGSVSNSGVANVSFLWVRDEQSPAAGDVLYGTDHEAFLYLANLVEGTYLFQLRVTDALGRSSTATATIEVRPDPREREEVELELQVGVAQVSQQQQDTVVRQLAALLHVLDSDIALKGLHGQSDISTVFRFSVQGPDGTIPGPKLARLLRNQLLHEKTDFLLFKVLRVDTVMCLLLCSGRGQCDPITKSCSCDPLWMENPIRRFLDDGESNCDWSVSYVTISCLVTVMFFLSVSWVCICCCKRGRRTKVRKKTKYTILDNMDEQERMELQPKYNIKHKSTEHNSCLMMSESELDSEQENIFNYTRSDKARNRANGAVRNGDAFSLCPVEG is encoded by the exons ATGAACTTCTCACCAATTCTCTCCCTTGTATCGCTGTTTTGGATCAGAG CATCAGGAGAGTGCAGGCAGGTGGCTACCTATTCGGAGAGTGTGGTGTCCCCAGAGCTGAGGAGCAGCAGTATTTTGCGGGTCCCGGAGGTGTCATCTTTGGCCCAGTGCGCAGGAGCCTGCTGTGATCTCCCAGGTTGTGACCTGGCCTGGTTTTTTGAGCGCCGCTGCTATGTGCTAAGTTGTCAGCGCAAAGAAAACTGTCAGCCAAAGCAGAGACCCGGTACTGACTCTCTCCTGGCCTTCCTGCAACGCGGGCCTCCGCAGACTTTGGTTCTGCAGTCCTTAGTGCGAGGAGATTCTTTTCCTAACCACTGGCAACCTCTGCCCAGGCACAGGGGCTCTGAAGACCCCATGAAGGATCTGGCCTTGCTGGATGGAATTCAGGATTTGGACACCACCGATGCTGACTATGCTGAGAGTTTTCAAAGTTTAGAAGACGAAAGAGTTGACAGGGTTGAAGATCGGGATGGTGCAGCGCTAGAACAGGAAGAACGCCCAGGAGTATATGAATGGCCACTTGTCCAAAGAAAAGAAGAATTCAACCaaacagagacagagagggTTGAGGGAGGACTGACAGCAGTGCAGGACTCTCTTGAAAGCAGCACCTTGACCCCAAGTCACTTACCTGAATTGAGAAATGAAAGTAAATCCTCTGTAACTGACGCAGAACCCACTGGTTCACCCTTAGCAACTACTGTGCTCAGCGTGAAG GCTGAAGAAGACCCCAAGAACATTTCATCTGTTACTGAGCCCAGCATGCTGCAATATGTCCGCACGAAGCCCCTGAAGTTAAGCAGACTTGGTACTTTCTTTACAACTCAGACCAGCACTGAACCCACATCACAGGTGATCACAGAAGAGCCAG TGAGAACTCTGGCTGTGTCTATCGGAGGCCCAATTGAAGTGACGCTGCCTCAAAACACTGTTGAGTTTACGGCGTCAGTCAATCCAGAAGACACTGCAG CAGTGAATGTAAACATGCCTCCTAAAGCCATCGCAATGCCCGAAAGCCAGGATGTGTTTCTCCAGCCTGGCGCAGTTTTCATCATCAATGCCAGCC AAAGCTTGGATGATGCTGGGATAGTCAGTTACCTGTGGGAGAAGGTGAATGGGCCTGTATGGAAACCTGATGGACCTGTTGACACCCCTGTACTCCAGCTACACAACCTTTTACCAGGAGAATACACCTTTAG GTTGACAATTTCTGATTCGAAAGGGCTGACTGACTCCACCACTGCCACCATAAGGGTCAAAAGTCCAAAAGATGACCCTCCTCAGGCCAGAGCGGGCCATGACCAGGTCATCACTCTACCTCTCGACCATCTCACCCTGTGGGGTAACCGAAGCACAGATGACAATGGCATTATCAGCTTCTTCTGGACTCTCCATCCCAGCAGCCTGACCCGAGAGGTTACCATGCAG GGTGTGAGATCACCATACCTGCAGCTCTCTGACCTCCAGGAGGGTCAGTACACATTTCAGCTCACAGTTACTGACACCAGAGGTCAACAAGACTCAGACACCATCTCAGTCACGCTGCTGCCTG CAAACAGGGCACCAGTTGCTATAACAGGACCAGACATGCAGTTCATTCTCCCCGTCTCCACCATCACATTGAATGGCAGTGGCAGCACAGATGATCAAGCTATCAGCAGCTGCCAATGGGACATGCTCAG TGGCCCTCCAGGCTCAAAGATGAAGGATGCCAACAAACCAGTTGCTATAGTGACGGGCCTGAGAGCTGGGAATTACAAGTTCAGGCTGACAGTGAAAGATGAGCAGGGAGAAACAGACAGCGCAGTATTGACCATCACCATCAAAGACG CCAAAAGCGTGCCACTTGTTGCCCATGCTAGCGGCAGCCACACCCTGACTTTACCCAACAACTCACTGGTGCTCAGGGGCTCCGTGTCCAACAGCGGAGTGGCCAATGTGTCTTTTCTTTGGGTCAGAGATGAACAGAGTCCTGCTGCAGGG GATGTTTTATATGGTACAGATCATGAGGCCTTCCTTTACCTGGCCAACCTGGTGGAGGGAACATACCTGTTTCAACTCCGGGTCACTGACGCCCTGGGCCGGTCAAGCACGGCCACAGCTACCATAGAAGTGCGTCCCG ATCCACGCGAGCGAGAGGAGGTGGAGCTTGAGCTGCAGGTGGGCGTGGCTCAGGTCAGTCAGCAGCAGCAGGACACAGTGGTCAGACAGCTGGCCGCTCTACTGCATGTTCTGGACTCAGACATTGCACTGAAGGGTCTGCATGGCCAGTCAGACATCAG caCAGTGTTTAGGTTCTCAGTACAGGGTCCCGATGGAACAATCCCAGGCCCTAAACTCGCCCGGCTCCTGAGAAACCAGCTGTTACACGAGAAGACCGACTTCTTACTCTTCAAGGTCCTGCGAGTGGACACAGTCA TGTGCTTACTGCTCTGTTCTGGACGTGGACAGTGTGACCCCATTACAAAGAGCTGTTCCTGTGACCCCCTCTGGATGGAGAACCCCATTCGCCGTTTCCTTGACGATGGCGAGAGCAACTGCG ATTGGAGCGTATCGTATGTCACCATCTCTTGTTTGGTGACAGTCATGTTCTTCTTGTCTGTCAGCTGGGTTTGCATCTGCTGCTGTAAAAG AGGTAGACGCACAAAAGTAAGGAAGAAAACCAAGTACACAATACTAGACAACATGGATGAGCAGGAGAGAATGGAGCTCCAGCCAAAGTACA ACATCAAACACAAGAGCACAGAGCACAACTCCTGCCTGATGATGTCAGAATCAGAGCTGGACAGCGAACAGGAAAACATTTTCAACTACACAAGAAGCGATAAAGCCCGGAACAGAGCCAACGGAGCGGTCCGAAACGGAGACGCTTTCAGCCTCTGCCCTGTTGAAGGTTGA